A stretch of Gasterosteus aculeatus chromosome 4, fGasAcu3.hap1.1, whole genome shotgun sequence DNA encodes these proteins:
- the slc25a3a gene encoding solute carrier family 25 member 3a isoform X1, producing MYPTALTQLARGNPFSAPLFSLQKVEEPPQSLNGQKTRRLVAAATAEEDVSCEFGSSKYYALCGFGGILSCGVTHTAVVPLDLVKCRLQVDPDKYKSIGNGFALTVKEDGVRGLAKGWAPTFIGYSMQGLCKFGFYEVFKVFYSDLLGEENTYLWRTSLYLAASASAEFFADIALAPMEAVKVRIQTKPGYANNLRQCVPKMFAEEGVWAFYKGVVPLWMRQIPYTMMKFACFERTVELLYKYAVPKPRSECSKSEQLVVTFVAGYIAGVFCAIVSHPADSVVSVLNKESGSTAVQVLKKLGPKGVWKGLVARIIMIGTLTALQWFIYDSVKVYFRLPRPPPPEMPESLKKKLGLTE from the exons ATGTACCCTACCGCTTTGACCCAGTTGGCCCGGGGCAATCCGTTCAGCGCTCCCCTGTTCTCCCTCCAGAAAGTGGAAGAACCTCCACAGAGCCTAAATGGCCAGAAGACCCGCAGACTGGTAGCAGCCGCTACTGCAGAAG AGGATGTCAGCTGCGAGTTTGGCTCCTCAAAGTACTATGCCCTGTGTGGCTTTGGGGGTATCCTGAGCTGCggcgtcacacacacagctgtggtgCCCCTCGATCTTGTCAAGTGTCGCCTGCAG GTGGACCCAGATAAGTACAAGAGTATCGGCAATGGCTTTGCACTGACAGTTAAGGAAGATGGTGTCAGAGGACTGGCAAAGGGCTGGGCCCCCACCTTCATCGGCTATTCCATGCAGGGACTGTGCAAGTTTGGTTTCTATGAAGTGTTCAAGGTTTTCTACAGTGACTTACTGGGAGAG GAGAACACCTACCTGTGGAGGACATCGCTGTACTTGGCTGCCTCTGCCAGCGCAGAGTTCTTTGCAGACATTGCTCTGGCTCCCATGGAGGCTGTTAAAGTTCGTATCCAGACCAAGCCTGGCTACGCCAACAACCTTAGACAGTGTGTCCCCAAAATGTTTGCAGAGGAGGGTGTTTGGGC ATTCTACAAGGGTGTGGTGCCTCTGTGGATGAGGCAGATCCCCTATACCATGATGAAGTTTGCCTGCTTTGAGCGCACTGTGGAGCTGCTCTACAAGTACGCAGTCCCCAAGCCCCGCAGTGAGTGCAGCAAATCTGAGCAGCTGGTGGTCACATTTGTTGCCGGTTATATTG CTGGTGTGTTCTGTGCTATCGTATCTCATCCTGCTGACTCCGTGGTGTCTGTGCTGAACAAGGAGTCCGGAAGCACTGCTGTCCAGGTCCTCAAGAAGCTTGGCCCAAAAG GTGTGTGGAAGGGTCTGGTGGCCCGTATCATCATGATTGGTACTCTGACCGCCCTGCAGTGGTTCATCTATGACTCTGTCAAGGTCTACTTCCGCCtgccccgccctcctccccctgagATGCCAGAGTCCCTAAAGAAGAAGCTGGGCCTTACAGAGTAA
- the slc25a3a gene encoding solute carrier family 25 member 3a isoform X2, whose product MYPTALTQLARGNPFSAPLFSLQKVEEPPQSLNGQKTRRLVAAATAEEGDSIEFGSQKYFLLCGVGGILSCGTTHTAVVPLDLVKCRLQVDPDKYKSIGNGFALTVKEDGVRGLAKGWAPTFIGYSMQGLCKFGFYEVFKVFYSDLLGEENTYLWRTSLYLAASASAEFFADIALAPMEAVKVRIQTKPGYANNLRQCVPKMFAEEGVWAFYKGVVPLWMRQIPYTMMKFACFERTVELLYKYAVPKPRSECSKSEQLVVTFVAGYIAGVFCAIVSHPADSVVSVLNKESGSTAVQVLKKLGPKGVWKGLVARIIMIGTLTALQWFIYDSVKVYFRLPRPPPPEMPESLKKKLGLTE is encoded by the exons ATGTACCCTACCGCTTTGACCCAGTTGGCCCGGGGCAATCCGTTCAGCGCTCCCCTGTTCTCCCTCCAGAAAGTGGAAGAACCTCCACAGAGCCTAAATGGCCAGAAGACCCGCAGACTGGTAGCAGCCGCTACTGCAGAAG AGGGAGACAGTATTGAGTTTGGCTCTCAGAAGTATTTCCTCCTGTGCGGTGTTGGTGGGATTCTGAGCTGTGGTACCACACACACCGCTGTCGTTCCCCTTGATCTGGTCAAGTGCAGATTGCAG GTGGACCCAGATAAGTACAAGAGTATCGGCAATGGCTTTGCACTGACAGTTAAGGAAGATGGTGTCAGAGGACTGGCAAAGGGCTGGGCCCCCACCTTCATCGGCTATTCCATGCAGGGACTGTGCAAGTTTGGTTTCTATGAAGTGTTCAAGGTTTTCTACAGTGACTTACTGGGAGAG GAGAACACCTACCTGTGGAGGACATCGCTGTACTTGGCTGCCTCTGCCAGCGCAGAGTTCTTTGCAGACATTGCTCTGGCTCCCATGGAGGCTGTTAAAGTTCGTATCCAGACCAAGCCTGGCTACGCCAACAACCTTAGACAGTGTGTCCCCAAAATGTTTGCAGAGGAGGGTGTTTGGGC ATTCTACAAGGGTGTGGTGCCTCTGTGGATGAGGCAGATCCCCTATACCATGATGAAGTTTGCCTGCTTTGAGCGCACTGTGGAGCTGCTCTACAAGTACGCAGTCCCCAAGCCCCGCAGTGAGTGCAGCAAATCTGAGCAGCTGGTGGTCACATTTGTTGCCGGTTATATTG CTGGTGTGTTCTGTGCTATCGTATCTCATCCTGCTGACTCCGTGGTGTCTGTGCTGAACAAGGAGTCCGGAAGCACTGCTGTCCAGGTCCTCAAGAAGCTTGGCCCAAAAG GTGTGTGGAAGGGTCTGGTGGCCCGTATCATCATGATTGGTACTCTGACCGCCCTGCAGTGGTTCATCTATGACTCTGTCAAGGTCTACTTCCGCCtgccccgccctcctccccctgagATGCCAGAGTCCCTAAAGAAGAAGCTGGGCCTTACAGAGTAA
- the slc25a3a gene encoding solute carrier family 25 member 3a isoform X3 yields the protein MACWIGRVQVKILQFLWLWYGVSLSCAACDPACCMFAVCPFPSTTEDVSCEFGSSKYYALCGFGGILSCGVTHTAVVPLDLVKCRLQVDPDKYKSIGNGFALTVKEDGVRGLAKGWAPTFIGYSMQGLCKFGFYEVFKVFYSDLLGEENTYLWRTSLYLAASASAEFFADIALAPMEAVKVRIQTKPGYANNLRQCVPKMFAEEGVWAFYKGVVPLWMRQIPYTMMKFACFERTVELLYKYAVPKPRSECSKSEQLVVTFVAGYIAGVFCAIVSHPADSVVSVLNKESGSTAVQVLKKLGPKGVWKGLVARIIMIGTLTALQWFIYDSVKVYFRLPRPPPPEMPESLKKKLGLTE from the exons atggcCTGTTGGATTGGACGTGTCCAAGTGAAAATTCTTCAATTTTTGTGGCTCTGGTATGGTGTTTCTTTGTCCTGTGCGGCATGTGACCCTGCATGTTGCATGTTTGCTGTGTGTCCCTTCCCTTCTACCACAGAGGATGTCAGCTGCGAGTTTGGCTCCTCAAAGTACTATGCCCTGTGTGGCTTTGGGGGTATCCTGAGCTGCggcgtcacacacacagctgtggtgCCCCTCGATCTTGTCAAGTGTCGCCTGCAG GTGGACCCAGATAAGTACAAGAGTATCGGCAATGGCTTTGCACTGACAGTTAAGGAAGATGGTGTCAGAGGACTGGCAAAGGGCTGGGCCCCCACCTTCATCGGCTATTCCATGCAGGGACTGTGCAAGTTTGGTTTCTATGAAGTGTTCAAGGTTTTCTACAGTGACTTACTGGGAGAG GAGAACACCTACCTGTGGAGGACATCGCTGTACTTGGCTGCCTCTGCCAGCGCAGAGTTCTTTGCAGACATTGCTCTGGCTCCCATGGAGGCTGTTAAAGTTCGTATCCAGACCAAGCCTGGCTACGCCAACAACCTTAGACAGTGTGTCCCCAAAATGTTTGCAGAGGAGGGTGTTTGGGC ATTCTACAAGGGTGTGGTGCCTCTGTGGATGAGGCAGATCCCCTATACCATGATGAAGTTTGCCTGCTTTGAGCGCACTGTGGAGCTGCTCTACAAGTACGCAGTCCCCAAGCCCCGCAGTGAGTGCAGCAAATCTGAGCAGCTGGTGGTCACATTTGTTGCCGGTTATATTG CTGGTGTGTTCTGTGCTATCGTATCTCATCCTGCTGACTCCGTGGTGTCTGTGCTGAACAAGGAGTCCGGAAGCACTGCTGTCCAGGTCCTCAAGAAGCTTGGCCCAAAAG GTGTGTGGAAGGGTCTGGTGGCCCGTATCATCATGATTGGTACTCTGACCGCCCTGCAGTGGTTCATCTATGACTCTGTCAAGGTCTACTTCCGCCtgccccgccctcctccccctgagATGCCAGAGTCCCTAAAGAAGAAGCTGGGCCTTACAGAGTAA